The genomic segment attatatatctatgaataaaattgtaatgttataataattattattaacaattattgttctaaacaattttaaaataattcaaaatactcTGTTATAGTTCTAAAGAATGAGGATAAATCACCGGCAGTAactggtaaatattttaagttacaatattacaacgtaccaatattatgtattctgtCTAAAACAataatctcataatattatataatatattacattatatttataatatagttatataatatcaaactaaATTTAATAGTGATCATAAAatgatagattaaaatatttatgatgtataatatatattatattgtatttatttataacctatGTAATAAGTTATTGTCCTaatcaaatgtaatataatttaaaatatctgaaaaatatgataacataACTCAAACTCAAAAACCTGAagttggtaaataatttaagatacgATAATTAGGTANNNNNNNNNNNNNNNNNNNNNNNNNNNNNNNNNNNNNNNNNNNNNNNNNNNNNNNNNNNNNNNNNNNNNNNNNNNNNNNNNNNNNNNNNNNNNNNNNNNNtacgataaaatttttaaaataatttgactctttttgagctgtttacggacattgtaagttttcaatttttttagttttttttttctataaatatcaataaagttttatctgttgggccaaaaagtgcataaatttaatacaaagctcctgatatattgttacaatatcagttgaaaaatattaaaaatacataggcacaatttttttttataagcatttaaagatcaaatttggacaaaatttatcaaattttaatttgaaaaattattttgtagttaaaaatttataaaatgttcaatttttgtatctaagaattgaaaatttaaaacaagattccacgtaagtaattaatactgttaccaaaaaatctaaaaaatacatttacgcagtttatttttatagtcattttaagtacaaatttggacgaaattacatattaaaaacctaggataactattttagttattttgttgtgattgtataatattattcgtgggtacttgaaacttctaaagtatactattatatatctatgatagtaccacggttttttgttgatgtataacgcgttataagtacctaataaatattatgatatgattaatttggaatttattataggtacctaatataatattatgtcttatacctagactaacataccgtctccgctcaaaatcgtttttcttatacaatgatattatatcattgaattcaaatttaataccatccattatacagtgacccacttgtaacctactgtacagcagagcgaaatccacttacccaccttttttttaaattttatttaaatttttttatgtttgtgtcTGTAATCACTTCttaggatagtaaaaatgcttagattttcttaaacGGTATCTTTTCttataggaaagtgaatctagttgatactttctAAGATGTTTTTAAAAGCaccgtaaaaaacaaaagaaaaattaaggaaaacctaggatttttacgcaaaatcagttttcgagaaaatcgtttttgatatttggtgcaactctaatcAAATAACCGTAAGTACATGATATTTTGACTATCTTAATATAGCAactaattgtatatactatcattttcaatacaccattccattttcaaaatattttgacttattttgagctgtttacggacattggcagttttcaatttttttagttttttttctataaatatcaataaaattttatttgttaggtaaaaaagcttgaaaatataatataaggctcctaatataatttttcaaagacagatgaaaatattaaaaattcacagtcacaatattttttataagcatttaaagttcaaatattgagaaaatgcgtaaaattcacgaaaatgtgcaaattattttgagttagaaattcataaaattttttctttttaaacctaagattcgaaaatgtaatacaagattcctcataagtttgtctgccattatcaaaaaaaaaaatgcccacaagcaaatcaaattaaatttttatgagcgtttgaaattcNNNNNNNNNNNNNNNNNNNNNNNNNNNNNNNNNNNNNNNNNNNNNNNNNNNNNNNNNNNNNNNNNNNNNNNNNNNNNNNNNNNNNNNNNNNNNNNNNNNNgtgatttttgaaaatttacaaggGGGTGTAGAATAAAAAGGTTGGGAGACATTGCTTAggctttattactatttaaattttaaagtgagtaataattatgtaatagtcaaaataaaaacctaaaatatgcctcaaataatattcttatctttaaatttgattttagttcaatttactctaatattaaagctaataaCCTAAAATTGGTTTTAATGGATGCAAATTTGCTATGTTTTTAAGATGGAGACCACAAATGTAGGTATGGTGTCCTCTTAGGAATGTAGGTGTCTTGATCTATTTATTGATAGATTTAAGATGAGTTCACACACACattaattatgtgtaatattattacaaatatttatcagCATACATCTTAAATTCAATCTAAATTCTTAAGtatctaatacatttataagattgttatagtatgtataatgttttgtaaatggtttttattttcagatcAAATGGAGATCTGTGTTGATAGTGTGGAATCTGCTATTAATGCGGTTAATGGAGGAGCTCATAGATTAGAACTATGCAGTGCACTAAGTGAAGGAGGATTAACACCGTCATTGGGActattaaaaacgttaaaaaccATGGTTTCAATTCCTATTTTTGTTATGCTTAGACCAAGGTGTGGTTATGATTTCCAATATTCAGATTTAGAAATTAGAGTTATTCTTGAAGATTGTACTTTATTCAAAAATGCTGGAGCTGACGGATTCGTATTTGGTGCTCTTACTTCAACTGGTTATATTGATATTGATGCATGTGTTTCAGTAATTTTAACAGCTCAACCATTACCTGTTACATTCCATCGTGCATTTGACGTAGCTACACAAGATCCAATCGAAATGGCACAAAAAATAGCCGATTTAGGTTTTAAACGCTTACTAACCAGTGGTAGAAGTCCTGTAGCAGTTGATGGACAATGCGTAATTAAAGCTTTGATTGAAACCATGAAAGATCGTCTAATTATAATGCCTGGAGCTGGTATTCAAGTTGAAAATCTTAAAGATATCCTCGGTACTACATTAGCACACGAATTTCATGGCATCAGCAAAAGAAGTGAAACAatatccaaataaaaataatataaaattgcattCAATTTATAAAGAAGCCCCCATTTATGTAACAGACTGTGATACTGTacaaaaattacttaatatttataaaaatcatttgaaactagaataagatataaaaaataagatgtacctaattaaaaaactacgtcacaaataacttttaactttatagtaactgaatacaaatatttacttttaatgttattactgttgtattgttgaaaaataataatgaaatacaagTTATCATGCTCAATTtaagacataattttttttacttcttttaTTTTGGTTTGGTTAACTATATTAgtgtttgtataaaaatataccaatagaGAATAGTGATACTCATTCTATTATAGAAGTTTTTAGAGGAAAAACAGGTTACATGAttcaatgaaaacaatattttggagATAATGATGTTCAGTTCTTTAAAATAgtacaaagaaaaaaagttacaactgtctaaaaaattcttatataaatttTGCCTACCCTCCGCAGCTCCTATATGCCGCATGACGTCATTGTCGTACAGATTCTCGTAGAatcaaacatttgaaattatgtTGAATTGTTTTAGGACAATTATcattacatatatacacataaatataataaaatacataggtattatagatCATGGATATTTTATTGAGTCTaaactatttatagccatgagacatttttaaaatgttgtaaattatttttcagttagaaatgtataaaaaatttttttttcatagctaAGACTAAAAATTTGAATCGAAGATTTCACTTAAGTTTAactaacaattacaaaaattaagtatacttaaatggaacataaatttttatgagcgtttgaacttaattaatattaatttttacaatatttgatattcaacgGTAACTGATAgaattgatattttgttgtaattctaaAACGAATAACCGCAGATTCTTGAAatgttaactaaatatttatattataattttacatataggtatggtaaaattttcaaacaatatttacagCTATTTAtgaggtattttataatataatattgaaatttaatggtaatacaaaattaattgtgatttgaagtttgaactaaattcataattatgtcATTGTTTTTCtcaatttatttaatctttGTAACCTCatcttagatttttttattttttgcatagaaattaaatgttgattaaaatatttcatgcaTATGATTATCCTCTGTTTTACATAAGTTAAAATTAGAATTCTATTTTTCTCATTTGTTATCATCActctattataaattttattttgttaattgttttacaatatatCGTCCtttagtaaattttataaataattttccacATTGTAGAATTAAGTTCTTGAAATCATTGCTAAGAACTATCAATCCGCCATAAGAAAAATGCTGCACCCGTGTTGGTAGTGTATAATTATGATTCATGACATGTGTTCCCTAATACAGTAGTCGTTAATCCAAGTTCGGGATACTTctttctgaatttttttcaacCCAACCGATTAAATACTCTACTGtttcttttgttatttctttcTGACATTGTTCTTCTTCTGTAGTTGATGTATTTAGTGTCTCATCATCACGGTTCCatgcagtggcgtatatacaaattattttcactatgggCCAATTTATCAATAGTCAGCATAGCGCGACTAACATAGccataactatacatttattatggagCTGGgtggttataaatacaaatacaaattgcgaaatataattttataattattatgtaaaatttatttttaattcttttttaaaaaaatattgacaatataaatataataggtatatatttcatatatacatgtatattttaatgttatcttattgtgaatttaacacataaaagtcatcaaagcaagtcctgacaatctaacatttccttgttgattcctcaaaacgattttaatcatggtggaaaactgtaaacagtgtatatatacatgaaatggtttaattaaacctgcaatttcactatgggcTCTGGCCTAGAGGGCTTCCCCCATATATACGCTACTGGTTCCATGTAATTTGATCGTGGTAAATTGGGCGCGAGAATTTCGGCGTAGGGAATTGGTCGCGGTGTAATATTGTCGCGCGGCATATAGTCGTTTTATATTAGATCGCGTCAATTTAATGATAATCTCGGTCGTCCGAGTACGAATCCATCGTGCGCTCTTCGGGCGGCGACTGCTCCATGCCGTAGTTATGGTTAACATGGCCGCCTGTAATCTctaaattttttgcatttttttcacttttttttatattaatataatatataggtatttgtattaatatatacactacaggttaggttaatatattgtgtatctatatgttattaattttaatagtaattataattgcacattctttaaaatgtccattg from the Acyrthosiphon pisum isolate AL4f chromosome X, pea_aphid_22Mar2018_4r6ur, whole genome shotgun sequence genome contains:
- the LOC100574708 gene encoding copper homeostasis protein cutC homolog → MFCKWFLFSDQMEICVDSVESAINAVNGGAHRLELCSALSEGGLTPSLGLLKTLKTMVSIPIFVMLRPRCGYDFQYSDLEIRVILEDCTLFKNAGADGFVFGALTSTGYIDIDACVSVILTAQPLPVTFHRAFDVATQDPIEMAQKIADLGFKRLLTSGRSPVAVDGQCVIKALIETMKDRLIIMPGAGIQVENLKDILGTTLAHEFHGISKRSETISK